CAATGCAATAACATGGGAAAATTTCTATTCAGTACGGAGCTAAATTTATTTGAAGCTTAGAAGTGGcagttttttattatttttgtggAACTTTACACCTTATTGCTTGGATCTAATTAAAGAGACAAGTTTATTGAAATCATTTCTAATGAACATATAATCTTTTATTTTTGTGACACTGCTAACCCATTCTTCTTCTGATCCCTTCCCCTGAGACACTCTTTAAGACCCCACGATCCTATTGCCTACTTCAAATGTTAACCCGATGCTCTTCTAATTTCCACATCATATCTCACATCACGAGATCCCTGGTTCGAGCCTGAGAGGTTTATTTCCTCATTAACTAAAAAGCATCAAAATTTTACTTGTAACTGAATGACAAGTATCACATTATTGTGGCTAAATATAGTTCTTGTTCAAGTCAAAAGAATGTTATATGAGAAGTACCTTTATCTAAAAAAGTTCTTTGAGAAGTAACTTGATTTTTTTACTCCAAAGTAGTGACACTTATGATTGTAGGTCTCTCAGATTTGGTAGCATCATTAAAAATTTGTTTATTTTGATGTCTGAGGAAATAGTCAGCGGCCTCAAATAGGGCGTGATTGTGTTATTTTTCTTAactatttataatttttgaGTGTAACGAAACATGTAGATTCAACTGGTGGCACATTTATACTTGGTGAAAGATAGAAATTAAAGAGAATTTTGCAGGTGAAAATAGTAGTTTAATAACAGTGCATTTCTCTTTCACATAATCTCTCGATGTTGATAACTCATTCTGTGTTTTAACATTTTTAAGATTAATATGAGGAAGTGATACGAATTTGTTTAGAAGATCAAAACTTCGCTATCCCTCAAATTTAAATGATGTTCAAAGCTGCCTTTTGAAGTAGCTGATTTGACATTTTAATGTATGTAGTAGAAACTCTTTCTTTACCAAGTTGATGCTACAAACTACAATGTAGCGGCAGTTTTTGTGAGTTAATATTCATGTTGTCCATCTTCATCTTTCATAGCCTAATTTTGAACAAATTATACATGTATTACACATCCATTACAATTGCGTGTATACAGCTTTGACTTTATAATTTGGGCTTGCTATGATGCGAATGCTCCAATTTGCTGTTCTTTGTGGCAGGGTGATATTCTGAAGGTGAAAGTGCAGAAATTGGCATCGGTGAAAACTCAGCTTCCATATTCCTATTATTCTCTCCCTTACTGTACACCGAAGAAAATCGTCGACAGTGCGGAAAATCTAGGGGAAGTTCTTCGTGGGGATCGCATTGAGAACTCTCCCTATGAAGTATGGCTTTCTTTAGTGTTTCTTTCTTGTATTTGAATTTGCTAATCTTTCATGCAATGAACGTTTTCCAGTTTCATCTTGCTTTAAGATCAGTTTTGTTCTCACCGGGTTGAAATGTTCTTCACAATCACTTTCCTTTTTGCAGTTTAAAATGCGAGAACCGCAAATATGTAGTGTTGTTTGTCATAGTACTCTTCAAGCCAAAGATGCAAAGGAATTTAAAGAGAAGATTGATGATGAGTATCGGGTGAACATGTAagctacttttttttttaatgtattttATGCCTTTTGAACATTTTTCCACAGATTGCTCAATTAACCCATCTGGCAGGATATTGGATAATCTCCCTCTAGTTATGCCCTACAAAAGATCTGACACGGATTCATTGGTGTATCAACACGGTTTCCCCGTTGGAGTGAAAGTGCAGTATGGTGGAGTAAGTATTAGACCGATTAATCATTAAGAGGCCCCTTCTTAACGAAAAAGTCCATcaattttctctcttttctgAATTGTTTGTTCATAGAAAAAGGAGCAAAAGTACTTTATCTACAACCATTTGGCCTTCACTGTAAAGTATCACAAGGATGAAGGAACTAATGCTGCAAGAATCGTAGGATTTGAAGTCAAACCATTTAGGTAATATGATTCTGCCGCTCAATGTTATGCTTCAACTATCTCATGCTTCAACTATCTCTTGACTTGTCATTGATCTTTGTTTACACAATGCATTCAGTGTTAAGCATGAATATGAGGGTAATTGGAATGATGAAACAAGATTAACAAATTGCGATCCTCATGCAAAACGCATTGTTACTGGCAACGATTCCCCTCTTGAAGTTGAAGAACAGAAGGAAATTATTTTTACCTATGATGTGGAGTTTCAGGTACTACTCTTTTTCTTATTGTGCATGTATAAATATCTGTTCAAACGCATGATTGATTTCAAGCTGCTGTGACTTTATTATTTTCTTCTAGGAGAGTGAGATCAAATGGGCTTCTAGATGGGATACTTATCTTTATATGGCGGATGATCAAATCCATTGGTTCTCAATCGTCAACTCATTGTTGATTGTTCTTTTCCTCTCGGGAATGGTGGCCATGATTATGCTTCGGACCCTCTACCGTGACATCTCCAAGTACAACCAATTGGAGACCCAAGAAGAATCACAAGAAGAAACTGGATGGAAATTAGTTCACGGGGATGTTTTCAGGCCTCCTACAAACTCAGATTTGTTGTGTGTTTATGTTGGCACTGGTGTTCAGTGTTTTGGGATGATTCTAGTGACAATGGTCTTTGCTGCACTCGGATTCCTTTCTCCTTCAAACCGAGGGGGTTTGATGACAGCTTTGTTATTTCTCTGGGTTTTCATGGGCCTGTTTGCTGGCTACACCTCAGCTCGTCTCTACAAAATGTTCAAGGGAACGGAATGGAAGAAAATTACTCTTAAAACAGCTTTCATGTTCCCTGGAACAGTGTTTTCcgttttctttgtgttgaatgCTCTAATTTGGGGAGAGGAATCATCTGGAGCAGTCCCATTTGGGACCATGTTTGGATTAGTCCTCTTGTGGTTTGGCATCTCTGTCCCACTTGTTTTTGTTGGTAGTTATGTAGGGTTCAGGAAACCCACTATCGAGGATCCAGTAAAAACCAATAAAATTCCAAGGCAAATACCTGAGCAGGCATGGTTCATGAACCCAGTCTTCGCTATATTAATAGGAGGCATACTCCCATTTGGCGCAATATTCATCGAGCTGTTTTTCATCCTGACGTCAATTTGGTTACATCAATTTTATTACATTTTCGGATTCCTCTTCCTGGTATTCCTCATCCTTATTGTCACCTGTGCCGAGATCGCTATAGTGCTTTGCTATTTCCAGCTCTGCAGTGAAGATTACTTGTGGTGGTGGAGATCGTACTTGACCTCAGGTTCATCTGCACTCTATCTCTTCCTTTATGCAGCATTCTACTTCTTCACAAAGCTCAACATCACAAAACCAGTATCAGGCGTTCTTTATTTCGGATATATGCTCATTGGTTCATATGCATTTTTCGTTCTCACCGGTACGATTGGATTCTATGCATGTTTCTTGTTCACTAGGCTTATCTACTCATCTGTCAAGATTGACTGAAAAGTTGAAGTATTTGAAAGCCAGTTTGAAGTATCACTTACATCTCAAGGAACATGCAAATTACGCTCTACAACAAGTTCAAGTTTTTATCTTCTGCTATGTACGAGTCATTGGAGTTTTTATAAGTGATATATTTAGTTTTGGTTGATGAACAATGCTTGGTGGCATCTAGGATTGTTAGGTGATATCTTTTAAGTTACTTGAATCCATGTCAGAAACTAACGGCCAGACCACGAGCAGAAATTTGTTTCTCTGTTGGCCTTTTTCAGTACATATGGATTATAAATGGAGAATTATCATTTTGGGAAAGAGTCGAGCTAGTACAAGACATGAGATACAAGTAAGCACGACAATCAAGAATTGCAAGAACGAAACAGacgtaatattatattacaaaacaaaaatttcTTGAAGGTAAGACAACAGTTTACACCAATCATGTGAACTAAGCTTGGTTGCAGATATATTTCTTTCTTCACATGAATTGGGATCGTTTCCCGATTCTTATTTTCTCTCCTAGTATTTCACtttaaaaaattgataattttcaaaacaaagaaaaaacccttgtaaaaataatatttgcaTGCTCAAAATATATCTCACCGAAAAGTGTAACACTAATCAATATATATTGTACCTAcataaaatctaaaaaaaattaaaataaaataaaatggaaaaaatatatattatatatataaacgttGAGTCTTTTATAGTCCGAATTTGTAATATCAATTAGTTGAGTCTTGTATAGTCCGAATTTGTAATATCAATTAGTTTTTACgagataaataatatttttcatataatttactcacaattacaataattaatccattttaaaaattcaaaaatccacATATTATATCTACAAA
This is a stretch of genomic DNA from Primulina eburnea isolate SZY01 chromosome 11, ASM2296580v1, whole genome shotgun sequence. It encodes these proteins:
- the LOC140805860 gene encoding transmembrane 9 superfamily member 9-like, translating into MELVGRMPHAIRLCVCFTFFLSVARAFYLPGVAPKDFFKGDILKVKVQKLASVKTQLPYSYYSLPYCTPKKIVDSAENLGEVLRGDRIENSPYEFKMREPQICSVVCHSTLQAKDAKEFKEKIDDEYRVNMILDNLPLVMPYKRSDTDSLVYQHGFPVGVKVQYGGKKEQKYFIYNHLAFTVKYHKDEGTNAARIVGFEVKPFSVKHEYEGNWNDETRLTNCDPHAKRIVTGNDSPLEVEEQKEIIFTYDVEFQESEIKWASRWDTYLYMADDQIHWFSIVNSLLIVLFLSGMVAMIMLRTLYRDISKYNQLETQEESQEETGWKLVHGDVFRPPTNSDLLCVYVGTGVQCFGMILVTMVFAALGFLSPSNRGGLMTALLFLWVFMGLFAGYTSARLYKMFKGTEWKKITLKTAFMFPGTVFSVFFVLNALIWGEESSGAVPFGTMFGLVLLWFGISVPLVFVGSYVGFRKPTIEDPVKTNKIPRQIPEQAWFMNPVFAILIGGILPFGAIFIELFFILTSIWLHQFYYIFGFLFLVFLILIVTCAEIAIVLCYFQLCSEDYLWWWRSYLTSGSSALYLFLYAAFYFFTKLNITKPVSGVLYFGYMLIGSYAFFVLTGTIGFYACFLFTRLIYSSVKID